One genomic window of Candidatus Pseudobacter hemicellulosilyticus includes the following:
- a CDS encoding RagB/SusD family nutrient uptake outer membrane protein — translation MKIVPSFCLLTLVLLAGGCSKFLDKTPLDSVNTENYWLTDADAINAINGAYQPLQWPKLYNLRMWTTDIWAGNSLVGAGGGTDGIETQDIANFVTATDNAAALDIWRGPAPGILRCNLVLENVPAMTMDAALKNRILGEARFLRGLYYFILVRLFGDVPLITKGQTPADDLRPFRAGKSEVYNLIVDDLTQAVDLLPLKTTYGATDVGRASKGAAAGLLAKVYLTLGNYPKTLEYCELAGGMGYSLNADYSANFNPQSKNSNESLFEVQYLGKTSFGFWDNENQASWVSTFTGPRNSDFVAGGYGWNQPTAEFVSAYEAGDNRKDKTILYPGSPAFDGKTYNASYSSTGYNLRKFLVTKAVSPDYDTNPADFPVLRYADLLLIWAEALNELDRTTEAQAVATSIDNGGPLNRVRFRAGLGNVQGLNKAALREKILQERRMELAFEGDRWFDLIRVNNGQYGIDFLHSIGKSNASTKHLLLPIPQKEREANPNLTQNSGY, via the coding sequence ATGAAAATTGTACCTTCTTTTTGCTTACTGACACTTGTCCTGCTGGCCGGCGGCTGCAGTAAGTTCCTCGATAAAACACCGCTGGACTCTGTGAACACGGAGAACTATTGGTTAACGGATGCCGATGCCATCAATGCTATCAATGGTGCTTACCAGCCCCTGCAATGGCCCAAGCTCTATAACCTGCGTATGTGGACCACCGATATCTGGGCCGGCAACAGCCTGGTAGGCGCGGGTGGTGGTACGGATGGGATTGAGACCCAGGATATCGCCAATTTTGTGACGGCAACGGACAATGCCGCTGCGCTGGATATCTGGCGCGGTCCTGCTCCCGGTATCCTGCGCTGCAACCTGGTGCTGGAAAACGTACCGGCCATGACCATGGATGCCGCGCTGAAGAACCGCATCCTGGGCGAAGCCCGCTTCCTGCGCGGCCTCTACTATTTTATCCTGGTGCGCTTGTTTGGGGATGTGCCGCTGATCACTAAAGGACAGACACCCGCTGATGACCTGCGCCCTTTCCGTGCTGGCAAAAGCGAAGTCTATAATTTGATCGTTGACGACCTCACACAGGCCGTGGACCTGCTGCCGCTCAAGACTACTTATGGGGCAACGGATGTCGGTCGCGCCTCCAAAGGCGCTGCCGCCGGTCTGCTGGCCAAAGTATACCTGACCCTCGGCAACTATCCCAAAACACTGGAATACTGTGAGCTGGCAGGCGGTATGGGCTATTCCCTGAATGCAGACTATAGCGCCAATTTCAACCCGCAGTCCAAGAACTCCAATGAATCTTTGTTTGAAGTGCAGTACCTGGGTAAAACCAGCTTCGGTTTCTGGGACAATGAGAACCAGGCTTCCTGGGTAAGCACTTTCACCGGCCCGCGCAACAGTGATTTTGTGGCCGGTGGTTATGGCTGGAACCAGCCCACTGCTGAATTTGTGAGCGCCTATGAAGCCGGCGACAACCGCAAGGATAAGACCATCCTCTATCCCGGCAGTCCTGCCTTTGATGGGAAGACCTACAATGCTTCCTATTCTTCCACCGGGTATAACCTCCGGAAATTTTTAGTGACCAAGGCTGTTTCGCCCGACTATGATACCAACCCGGCCGATTTCCCTGTACTGCGTTATGCGGACCTGCTGCTGATCTGGGCCGAAGCCCTGAACGAGCTGGACCGTACTACCGAAGCACAGGCCGTGGCTACCAGTATTGACAATGGCGGCCCGCTGAACCGGGTCCGTTTCCGCGCTGGCCTGGGCAATGTGCAGGGACTGAATAAAGCCGCCCTCCGGGAGAAGATCCTGCAGGAGAGAAGGATGGAGCTGGCTTTTGAAGGAGACCGCTGGTTCGACCTGATCCGTGTCAACAACGGTCAGTACGGGATCGATTTCCTGCACAGCATCGGGAAATCCAATGCCAGCACCAAACACCTGCTGCTGCCGATCCCCCAGAAGGAAAGGGAAGCCAATCCCAACCTTACCCAGAACAGCGGTTACTGA
- a CDS encoding SusF/SusE family outer membrane protein, with amino-acid sequence MQQRTIMTCGWLLSLLLLLLGPACKKVDKMELDKGDIPLLISADRQSIILEEKNSSADAVNLSWTAGSNGGSNAALYYTLRLDKAGNQFGQAVSEDLGKAATGRKFTVKELNDLLLNNWQVAPGTEATLEARIIITIAGEPKAADSSPVFNFTVKSFEPVTTTLYLLGNAAPNGWSADNAAPMKPSLEGPGRFTWQGVLNPGDLKFITTLTQFLPSYNKGADDFHLVLRTADDQPDEKFRIETQALYDVAINLLDGTISITESSSPPYDRLWILGDAVPNGWDIQNPSEMRVDSSNLFVFTFNEILKAGEFKMPVATGDFGTDYWMPLTNNPALTETGVQLVPGGNPDYKWKITNPGPYKIRLDMQNSTIDIKAFTPYTQIWMVGDAAPAGWNIDNPTPMTPTANNPYEFSYTGPLKAGEFKFPLATGDWAVDFFMPAVNGSGPGSTQMKFIAKGSPDFKWKITEAGNYKVTINQLYETISIVKQ; translated from the coding sequence ATGCAACAACGAACTATAATGACCTGTGGCTGGTTACTCAGCCTGCTGCTCCTGCTGCTGGGCCCCGCCTGTAAAAAGGTAGATAAAATGGAACTGGACAAAGGAGATATCCCGCTCCTGATCTCGGCCGACAGGCAGTCCATCATCCTCGAAGAAAAGAACAGCAGCGCCGATGCCGTCAACCTCAGCTGGACCGCCGGCTCCAATGGCGGCAGTAATGCTGCATTATATTATACCCTTCGCCTGGACAAAGCCGGTAACCAGTTCGGCCAGGCCGTCTCTGAAGACCTGGGTAAGGCCGCCACCGGCAGGAAATTCACAGTGAAAGAACTGAATGACCTGCTGCTGAACAACTGGCAGGTAGCTCCCGGTACAGAAGCAACGCTGGAAGCCCGCATCATCATCACTATTGCCGGTGAGCCCAAAGCCGCAGACTCTTCTCCCGTATTCAATTTCACCGTCAAAAGTTTTGAACCCGTCACCACTACTTTATATCTCCTGGGTAATGCAGCACCCAATGGCTGGAGCGCCGACAATGCCGCGCCCATGAAACCCAGCCTGGAAGGCCCCGGCCGCTTCACCTGGCAGGGCGTGCTCAACCCCGGCGATCTTAAATTCATCACCACGCTGACACAGTTCCTGCCTTCTTACAATAAAGGCGCTGATGATTTTCACCTGGTGCTGCGCACAGCAGATGATCAGCCCGATGAAAAGTTCCGCATTGAAACGCAGGCCCTCTATGATGTAGCCATCAACCTGCTGGATGGGACCATCAGCATCACAGAATCCAGCTCACCACCTTATGACCGGCTCTGGATCCTGGGTGATGCCGTGCCCAATGGCTGGGATATCCAGAACCCCTCCGAGATGCGCGTGGATTCCTCTAACCTCTTTGTCTTTACCTTTAATGAAATACTGAAAGCCGGTGAATTCAAAATGCCGGTGGCTACCGGTGATTTCGGGACCGACTACTGGATGCCTTTAACCAATAATCCTGCGCTTACCGAAACCGGTGTCCAGCTGGTGCCCGGCGGCAACCCGGATTATAAATGGAAGATCACCAACCCCGGCCCTTACAAGATCAGGCTGGACATGCAGAACTCCACCATAGATATCAAAGCATTTACACCTTATACGCAGATCTGGATGGTAGGTGATGCAGCACCCGCAGGATGGAATATTGATAACCCCACACCCATGACCCCCACCGCTAATAATCCCTATGAATTCAGCTATACCGGTCCGCTCAAAGCCGGCGAGTTTAAATTCCCACTGGCTACGGGCGACTGGGCCGTGGACTTTTTCATGCCTGCCGTCAATGGCTCCGGCCCCGGCAGCACGCAGATGAAATTTATTGCCAAAGGCAGCCCCGACTTCAAATGGAAGATCACTGAAGCCGGTAATTATAAAGTGACCATCAACCAGCTCTACGAAACCATTTCCATCGTAAAGCAATAG
- a CDS encoding glycoside hydrolase family 66 protein, producing MKKQFLSIVLLTALLAGCKKYDTHNDPVTYGASFVLTIHTDKAVYKPGETVQFSLNKPLAGDIKIRYRRLSETISESPLTGNSWTWTAPATDYTGYLVDLYAVKEGQDTVYASIGVDVSSDWARFPRYGFLTDYSNLAESDINSVLNKLTRHHINGIQYYDWQYKHHWPLGGTAAAPFNVWKELANKDVYQSTLKAYIDGGHQRNMKAMFYNLAFGALSDAAADGVAEEWYAFKDASHTLKDKHALPQPFFKSDIYVTDAGNTAWQQYLANRNNDVYAVLGFDGFHVDALGDRGSLYTYGGQPIDQAATFHPFLQAMKTAAPGKRLLMNAVNQYGQQGSIANAPVDFLYTEVWGPNDGFSDLASIIKDNNSYSGNTKNTVLAAYLNYDHAENAGFFNTPAVLLADAVIFAFGGAHLELGEHMLAKEYFPNNNLQMNDELRVGIMRYYDFLVAYENLLRDGGQFNTPVISCTNNKMTLNGWPAEIGKVAVIGKEMTSRQVLHLVNFNNANSLLWRDTKATQAKPNKVENAVLQFSTGKTVKKVWVASPDQQQGVAMNLPFTQAGNLVSFTLPALLYWDMVVVEY from the coding sequence ATGAAAAAACAATTCCTGTCCATTGTGCTGCTGACCGCCCTGCTGGCGGGTTGTAAAAAGTATGACACCCATAATGATCCCGTCACTTATGGGGCCAGCTTTGTACTCACCATCCATACAGACAAAGCGGTGTACAAACCTGGTGAAACGGTACAGTTCTCCCTAAACAAACCACTCGCCGGAGATATTAAGATCCGCTATCGCCGCCTGTCGGAAACCATCAGTGAGTCCCCGCTCACCGGCAATAGCTGGACCTGGACCGCACCAGCTACCGATTATACCGGTTACCTGGTGGACCTCTATGCAGTGAAGGAAGGACAGGATACCGTCTATGCCAGTATTGGAGTGGACGTATCGTCTGACTGGGCCCGGTTCCCCCGCTATGGCTTCCTCACCGATTATAGTAACCTGGCTGAATCCGATATCAACAGCGTACTCAATAAGCTTACCCGCCACCATATCAATGGTATCCAGTATTACGACTGGCAGTACAAGCACCACTGGCCCCTGGGCGGTACAGCGGCTGCGCCTTTCAATGTCTGGAAAGAACTGGCTAATAAGGATGTTTATCAGAGTACCTTGAAAGCCTATATTGATGGCGGTCACCAGCGCAATATGAAAGCCATGTTCTATAACCTGGCCTTCGGTGCGCTCAGTGATGCCGCCGCCGATGGCGTAGCAGAAGAATGGTATGCGTTCAAAGATGCCAGCCATACCCTGAAGGATAAGCATGCCCTGCCACAGCCTTTTTTCAAAAGTGATATCTATGTCACCGATGCCGGGAATACCGCCTGGCAGCAGTACCTGGCCAATCGTAATAATGATGTGTATGCGGTCCTCGGTTTCGACGGCTTTCATGTGGATGCCCTCGGTGATCGCGGTTCGCTGTATACCTACGGCGGTCAGCCCATCGACCAGGCCGCTACTTTCCATCCCTTCCTCCAGGCCATGAAAACCGCAGCGCCCGGCAAAAGGCTGCTGATGAATGCGGTGAACCAGTATGGTCAGCAGGGGAGTATCGCCAATGCGCCTGTAGATTTTCTCTATACGGAAGTCTGGGGACCCAATGATGGCTTCAGCGACCTGGCCAGTATCATCAAAGACAATAACAGTTATTCCGGTAACACAAAGAACACGGTCCTGGCCGCTTACCTCAATTATGACCATGCAGAAAATGCCGGCTTTTTCAATACGCCCGCCGTACTGCTGGCCGATGCCGTGATCTTTGCCTTTGGCGGCGCACACCTGGAACTGGGCGAGCATATGCTGGCCAAGGAATATTTTCCCAACAATAACCTCCAGATGAATGATGAGCTGCGCGTGGGTATCATGCGCTACTATGATTTCCTGGTGGCCTATGAAAACCTGCTGCGGGATGGCGGGCAGTTCAATACGCCCGTTATCAGCTGCACCAATAATAAAATGACCCTGAACGGCTGGCCTGCTGAAATTGGCAAGGTGGCGGTGATCGGGAAAGAGATGACCAGCCGGCAGGTCCTGCACCTGGTTAATTTCAACAATGCCAACTCCCTGCTCTGGCGTGATACCAAAGCCACACAGGCTAAGCCCAATAAGGTGGAAAACGCAGTATTGCAATTCAGCACCGGTAAAACGGTGAAAAAGGTCTGGGTAGCTTCTCCGGACCAGCAGCAGGGCGTAGCCATGAACCTGCCTTTTACTCAAGCCGGTAATCTCGTATCTTTTACCCTGCCTGCACTGCTGTACTGGGATATGGTAGTAGTGGAATACTAA
- a CDS encoding glycoside hydrolase family 31 protein, translated as MRKIVFASLLICSWAMPGLAQQQGKTGNCRSYTITANTVVFHCDSSRDIAIKICSPSLLKIRYTPPGQPVNPNGSFAVVKEDVDAPASVTVEESAQAFELFTDRLRIRINKSPFNLQLFDKYQKLLLGDHADKGLINEGRKIASYKTLRADEHFFGLGEKAGPLDRRGRQYKMWNSDKPCYAPNEDPLYKSIPFFISNYRYGVFFDNTYKTEFKFGTEQQDQFSFEAPGGELTWYFIAGQDYKQIIEQYIQLTGQPIMPPKWALGFSQSRGMFTNEPLARSVAAEFRKRRIPCDIIYQDIGWTEGLQNFVWNPERYQDPKAMLRSLDSAGFKMIVSQDPVISQKTTAQWREADSLGYFTTDIRTGKSYDMPWPWGGNCGVVDFTKPEVASWWGQYQQKPLNDGVRGFWTDMGEPAWSNEEATDRLFMKHHAGMHEEIHNVYGHTWDKVVKEQFELRNPGKRVFQMTRAAYAGLQRYTFGWSGDSGNGDDVLDGWHRLANQVPLGLSAGMCGIPFWTTDISGYCGDIKDYPAMAELYTRWMQFGIFNPLSRAHHEGNTAVEPWLFGAAAEKNCKAAIELKYQLFPYIYTYAREAHDKGWPLMRALLLEFPNDPQAFAVDDQFLFGKELLVAPVVKKGAVSRRVYLPEGEWIDFHDGRTVYEGEQTISYPAPLNKIPLFVKRGSIIPRMPVMQYIHERRDYPLTLAVYPAHEGQQASFELYEDEGENTDYLQGKCAKTRFSCVTEAGNYLFSISARAEQGYRLPGKRNYIVRMHLDKKPAKVLLQQKAVLVKDAAAFAAGVDKLSGETSWAWDAKIGVCWVRLPDDGKEKEITVVK; from the coding sequence ATGCGTAAAATTGTTTTCGCTTCTTTATTGATATGCTCCTGGGCCATGCCTGGCCTTGCGCAGCAACAGGGGAAGACCGGCAACTGCCGCTCGTACACCATTACCGCCAACACGGTAGTCTTTCATTGTGACAGCAGCCGGGATATCGCCATTAAGATCTGTTCGCCCAGCCTGCTGAAGATCAGGTACACACCGCCTGGTCAGCCGGTCAATCCCAACGGTTCCTTTGCCGTGGTGAAAGAGGATGTTGATGCACCGGCCAGTGTTACGGTAGAAGAATCAGCCCAGGCTTTTGAGCTGTTCACCGACCGCCTGCGGATCCGTATCAATAAATCGCCTTTTAATCTGCAGCTCTTTGATAAATACCAGAAGCTGCTGCTGGGGGATCATGCCGATAAAGGGCTGATCAATGAAGGCAGGAAGATCGCTTCTTACAAAACCCTCCGGGCCGATGAACATTTTTTTGGTTTGGGGGAGAAGGCCGGTCCGTTGGACCGGAGGGGCAGGCAGTATAAAATGTGGAACAGTGATAAGCCCTGTTATGCACCCAATGAAGACCCGCTCTACAAAAGCATTCCTTTTTTCATCAGCAATTACCGCTACGGCGTTTTCTTTGATAATACCTATAAGACCGAATTCAAATTCGGGACTGAACAGCAGGACCAGTTCAGCTTTGAAGCACCCGGTGGTGAGCTGACCTGGTATTTTATTGCCGGTCAGGACTATAAACAAATCATTGAACAGTATATCCAGCTCACCGGTCAGCCCATCATGCCGCCCAAATGGGCGCTGGGCTTTTCACAATCCAGGGGCATGTTTACCAATGAACCGCTGGCCCGCAGTGTGGCGGCCGAGTTCCGCAAAAGGCGCATCCCCTGTGATATCATTTACCAGGATATTGGCTGGACAGAAGGCTTGCAGAATTTTGTCTGGAACCCGGAGCGCTACCAGGATCCCAAAGCCATGCTGCGTTCCCTGGATTCGGCCGGTTTCAAAATGATCGTTTCCCAGGACCCGGTGATCTCGCAGAAAACAACGGCGCAGTGGCGCGAGGCAGATTCGCTGGGTTATTTTACTACGGATATACGTACGGGTAAGTCGTACGATATGCCCTGGCCCTGGGGCGGCAACTGTGGGGTGGTGGACTTCACCAAACCCGAAGTGGCCAGCTGGTGGGGCCAGTACCAGCAAAAACCGTTGAATGACGGAGTGCGTGGGTTCTGGACAGATATGGGCGAACCGGCCTGGAGCAATGAAGAAGCCACAGACCGCCTCTTCATGAAGCACCATGCTGGTATGCACGAGGAGATCCACAATGTCTATGGCCATACCTGGGACAAAGTAGTGAAAGAGCAGTTTGAGCTGCGCAATCCCGGCAAGCGTGTATTCCAGATGACCCGTGCCGCCTATGCCGGTCTGCAACGGTATACTTTTGGCTGGTCGGGCGATAGCGGCAATGGCGATGATGTGCTGGACGGCTGGCACCGGCTGGCCAACCAGGTACCGCTGGGCCTCTCTGCCGGCATGTGCGGCATTCCTTTCTGGACCACGGATATCTCCGGTTATTGCGGTGATATCAAAGATTACCCCGCTATGGCGGAACTCTATACCCGCTGGATGCAGTTCGGGATCTTCAACCCGCTGAGCCGCGCCCACCATGAAGGCAATACGGCCGTGGAGCCCTGGCTCTTTGGCGCCGCAGCGGAAAAGAACTGTAAGGCCGCCATCGAATTAAAATACCAGCTTTTCCCTTATATCTATACCTACGCCCGCGAGGCGCACGATAAAGGCTGGCCCCTGATGCGGGCCCTGCTGCTGGAATTTCCCAATGACCCGCAGGCTTTTGCTGTGGACGATCAGTTCCTCTTTGGCAAAGAACTGCTGGTAGCGCCTGTGGTAAAAAAAGGAGCGGTGAGCCGCAGGGTCTATCTGCCGGAAGGCGAGTGGATCGATTTCCATGATGGCAGGACCGTGTATGAAGGAGAGCAGACCATCTCTTACCCGGCGCCGCTCAATAAAATTCCTTTATTTGTCAAAAGAGGCAGTATCATTCCCCGGATGCCTGTGATGCAGTACATTCACGAGCGCAGGGATTACCCGCTGACCCTGGCCGTATATCCTGCCCATGAGGGCCAGCAGGCCAGTTTTGAGTTGTATGAAGATGAGGGCGAGAATACGGATTACCTCCAGGGCAAATGTGCAAAGACCAGGTTCAGCTGTGTAACGGAGGCCGGTAACTACCTGTTCAGCATCAGCGCGCGGGCAGAGCAGGGCTACCGCCTGCCGGGTAAAAGGAACTATATTGTCCGGATGCACCTGGACAAAAAACCGGCAAAGGTATTGCTGCAACAAAAGGCGGTACTGGTTAAGGATGCTGCTGCCTTTGCTGCCGGCGTGGATAAGCTGAGCGGGGAAACCAGCTGGGCCTGGGATGCAAAGATCGGCGTCTGCTGGGTGCGGCTGCCGGATGACGGAAAGGAGAAAGAGATCACCGTGGTTAAATAA
- a CDS encoding amylo-alpha-1,6-glucosidase, protein MSAANKCLVGILLLSAGMTEGYAQKGKGAALWESPAYTLYADSVVQGKFTARALSREELHSNYQSPANEFKSSAIDFKFSINGKDNEMLSGTDHHFNFPANTQHASTPLIVFGKPLKALPNEKPGFLQAGSTLTLRLDLREVLKAFNTQGYYTTFDGNKLYKDDFKGVYVAGSSAPLIWDFDNLVNHPHLQLKDADKDGIYEITLSMDIKEAEKQTASTWKGSKDLSAYPEYQSPHTLPDLLYRLSIEEMVNAIEPDSTLRTGKEWAGVWTRDVSYSIILAMAHLQPRVAKNSLLRKVSAKKKIIQDTGTGGAWPVSTDRQIWAVAAWELYKVTGDKDWLQEAYTIIKNSIDDDGENIYDPATGLVKGESSFLDWRDQTYPKWMQPADIFESECLGTNAVHYQALKVLGTMAEKLEHASEAQQYLAKAEKLKAGINTYLWLPAQQYYGQYLYGRTNKIVSPRAEALGEALSILFDIAETGRARQIIRHTPVSPYGIPCISPQIPNIPPYHNNGIWPFVQAYWMLAAAKAGNETAVMESMAAIYRPAALFATNKENFVAENGDFSGTQINSSNMLWSLSGNIAIVHKVLFGIQFLQDGLGFAPFVPQALSGKRTLHNFKYRDAVLNITIEGFGNTIRQFLLDGKPQEKWLLSASIKGQHEVIIYLGNQPFPASSQEKAEVQFTPVAPLLQYQQGKLSWQPVKGAVKYRVLQNGKLLKEQTVTRLAVTASRFAEFQVIAVAANGLASFASEPLRLGPEAAVKLYEAETVAAPASLPYSGYTGQGFVEVSTTQNTTLAFPVTVEQDGDYLVELRYANGNGPTNTENKCAIRAVAVDGQQAGTVVLPQRGRGEWSNWGYSNSVKVSLKKGSHTISINYQDFNENMNGAVNQAMIDHLRLTKL, encoded by the coding sequence ATGAGTGCTGCTAATAAATGCCTGGTAGGAATTTTGCTGCTGAGTGCTGGTATGACAGAAGGATATGCACAGAAAGGAAAGGGGGCCGCCCTCTGGGAATCGCCCGCCTATACCCTTTATGCGGACAGTGTGGTGCAGGGGAAATTTACGGCCCGGGCTTTGTCGCGTGAGGAACTGCATTCCAATTACCAGAGCCCTGCCAACGAGTTCAAGTCCTCGGCCATTGATTTTAAGTTCAGCATCAATGGCAAGGACAATGAAATGCTGAGCGGCACTGATCACCATTTCAATTTCCCAGCCAATACGCAGCATGCCAGTACACCGCTGATCGTTTTTGGTAAACCGCTGAAGGCCCTGCCCAATGAAAAGCCGGGATTCCTTCAGGCTGGTTCCACGCTCACCCTCAGGCTGGACCTGCGGGAAGTATTGAAAGCCTTCAATACCCAGGGTTACTACACTACGTTTGACGGAAACAAATTATATAAAGATGATTTTAAGGGTGTATATGTGGCGGGCAGCTCAGCGCCGCTGATCTGGGATTTCGATAACCTGGTCAATCACCCGCATCTGCAATTGAAGGATGCAGATAAGGATGGTATTTACGAGATCACGCTTTCCATGGATATAAAGGAAGCAGAAAAGCAGACGGCTTCCACCTGGAAGGGGAGCAAGGATCTGTCGGCCTACCCGGAGTATCAGTCGCCCCATACCCTGCCTGATCTTCTTTATCGGTTGTCCATAGAAGAAATGGTCAATGCCATTGAGCCGGACAGCACCCTGCGGACCGGCAAGGAATGGGCCGGCGTATGGACCCGCGATGTAAGTTATAGTATCATCCTGGCCATGGCGCATTTACAGCCGCGGGTGGCAAAGAACAGCTTGCTGCGCAAAGTGTCCGCCAAAAAGAAGATCATCCAGGATACCGGCACTGGCGGCGCCTGGCCGGTCAGCACGGACCGCCAGATCTGGGCCGTGGCAGCCTGGGAGCTGTATAAAGTGACCGGTGATAAAGACTGGTTGCAGGAAGCCTATACAATTATTAAGAACTCTATTGATGATGATGGTGAAAATATCTATGATCCGGCGACCGGCTTGGTGAAAGGTGAATCTTCTTTCCTGGACTGGCGGGACCAGACCTATCCCAAATGGATGCAGCCGGCAGATATTTTTGAGTCGGAATGTCTCGGCACCAATGCCGTGCATTACCAGGCCCTGAAAGTACTGGGCACTATGGCTGAAAAGCTGGAGCATGCCAGCGAGGCGCAGCAATACCTGGCGAAGGCAGAGAAGCTGAAAGCAGGCATCAATACTTACCTCTGGCTCCCGGCCCAGCAATATTATGGTCAGTATTTATATGGACGAACCAATAAGATCGTTTCTCCAAGGGCCGAAGCCCTGGGTGAGGCGTTGAGCATCTTATTCGATATAGCTGAGACGGGACGCGCCCGCCAGATCATCCGGCATACGCCGGTGTCCCCCTATGGCATTCCCTGTATCTCGCCCCAGATACCCAATATACCGCCTTACCATAATAATGGTATCTGGCCCTTTGTACAGGCGTACTGGATGCTGGCCGCTGCTAAAGCGGGCAATGAAACGGCTGTTATGGAAAGCATGGCCGCCATCTACCGGCCGGCGGCGCTGTTTGCCACCAATAAAGAGAATTTTGTAGCGGAGAACGGTGATTTCTCCGGCACGCAGATCAACAGCAGCAATATGCTCTGGAGCTTGTCAGGCAATATTGCCATTGTACACAAGGTCCTTTTTGGTATCCAGTTCCTGCAGGACGGGCTGGGCTTTGCACCTTTTGTACCCCAGGCGCTCTCCGGCAAAAGAACATTGCACAATTTCAAATACCGCGATGCCGTGCTGAATATTACCATAGAAGGTTTTGGTAATACTATCCGCCAGTTCCTGCTGGATGGAAAGCCGCAGGAAAAATGGTTGCTGTCTGCCAGTATCAAAGGCCAGCATGAAGTGATCATATATCTCGGGAACCAGCCCTTCCCTGCTTCTTCCCAGGAGAAAGCAGAAGTGCAGTTCACGCCTGTTGCGCCTCTGCTGCAATACCAGCAGGGAAAACTGTCCTGGCAGCCTGTAAAAGGAGCGGTGAAATACCGGGTCTTACAGAATGGTAAATTATTGAAAGAGCAGACTGTCACCCGGCTGGCGGTTACTGCCAGTCGTTTTGCCGAATTCCAGGTGATAGCTGTTGCCGCCAATGGACTTGCCTCTTTTGCCAGCGAGCCGCTGCGACTGGGGCCGGAGGCAGCGGTGAAACTATATGAAGCAGAAACTGTGGCTGCTCCTGCCAGTCTTCCCTATAGCGGTTATACCGGGCAGGGATTTGTGGAAGTCAGCACCACGCAAAATACAACGCTGGCTTTTCCCGTAACGGTTGAGCAGGATGGCGACTACCTGGTAGAGCTGCGTTACGCCAACGGCAATGGTCCCACCAATACCGAGAACAAATGTGCTATCCGGGCCGTAGCGGTAGATGGGCAGCAGGCGGGAACGGTAGTGCTGCCGCAGCGGGGCAGGGGAGAATGGAGCAACTGGGGTTATTCCAACAGCGTGAAAGTATCCCTCAAAAAGGGTTCCCATACTATCAGTATCAATTACCAGGACTTCAATGAAAATATGAACGGGGCTGTCAACCAGGCTATGATTGATCACCTGCGGCTGACGAAATTATAG